The following proteins are encoded in a genomic region of Rhodothermales bacterium:
- a CDS encoding phospho-N-acetylmuramoyl-pentapeptide-transferase has translation MLYHLIDYLEQVYQPPGFQIIQFITVRAALAAITAMFTSLVVGRRMILWLERKQLGEQVREGSAAGFIDHAHKRGTPTMGGVIMLLSILGATLLWGDLTELYVWVIIIATAWMGVFGFADDYIKVVKLDKSGLPARIKLAGQISLGIGVGCVLYFTPQFEELRSITSLPFVADGRMSYDFVTGLFGDVDLGWIVFIPVSVFIITAVSNAVNLTDGLDGLAAGTTGIVALGLVVLCYISGNAILSDFLNEIFLPGTGELSIFAAAMAAACFGFLWYNGYPATVFMGDTGSLALGAAVGTLALMIKKELLIPLLCAVFFVESLSVIIQTSYFKYSRRKTGVGRRMFKMAPLHHHYEVMGTHEAKIVVRFWIITAVTVIATLLTLRIR, from the coding sequence ATGCTATACCACCTCATCGACTATCTGGAACAGGTCTACCAACCTCCGGGCTTCCAGATCATTCAGTTCATCACGGTGCGCGCTGCCCTTGCCGCCATCACCGCGATGTTCACGTCGCTCGTCGTCGGTCGACGGATGATCTTGTGGCTCGAACGAAAACAACTTGGTGAGCAGGTTCGGGAAGGCTCGGCGGCAGGCTTTATCGACCACGCCCACAAACGGGGCACACCCACCATGGGTGGCGTGATCATGCTGTTGTCCATTCTCGGGGCTACGCTTCTCTGGGGCGATCTTACCGAGCTCTACGTCTGGGTAATCATCATAGCGACCGCCTGGATGGGCGTCTTCGGATTCGCCGACGACTATATCAAGGTGGTAAAGCTCGACAAGAGCGGATTGCCCGCCCGCATCAAACTCGCGGGTCAGATCAGTCTCGGCATTGGAGTCGGGTGCGTCCTTTACTTCACACCCCAGTTTGAGGAGCTGCGATCGATAACGTCCCTTCCGTTCGTTGCTGACGGGCGAATGAGCTACGATTTTGTGACGGGACTCTTCGGCGACGTCGATCTTGGATGGATCGTCTTCATACCGGTGAGCGTGTTCATCATCACCGCCGTTTCGAATGCCGTCAACCTGACGGACGGGCTCGACGGTCTCGCAGCAGGTACGACGGGTATTGTGGCTCTTGGCCTCGTTGTCCTCTGCTACATCTCCGGCAACGCGATCCTCTCGGACTTTCTGAACGAGATCTTCCTTCCAGGAACCGGCGAGTTGTCCATCTTCGCGGCTGCCATGGCTGCGGCCTGCTTCGGATTCCTCTGGTACAACGGATATCCGGCCACCGTATTCATGGGCGACACCGGATCCCTGGCGCTTGGCGCGGCCGTCGGCACCCTCGCGCTGATGATCAAGAAGGAGCTGCTTATACCGCTTCTATGCGCGGTGTTCTTCGTGGAGTCGCTCTCGGTCATCATTCAGACGTCTTACTTCAAGTATTCCCGCCGGAAGACCGGAGTCGGAAGAAGAATGTTCAAGATGGCACCCTTGCACCACCACTACGAGGTGATGGGGACGCACGAAGCAAAGATTGTGGTGCGATTCTGGATCATCACGGCAGTGACCGTGATCGCGACTCTCCTGACACTTCGCATTCGCTAG